The Carassius gibelio isolate Cgi1373 ecotype wild population from Czech Republic chromosome A1, carGib1.2-hapl.c, whole genome shotgun sequence region AACTGGGTCACGACCAACTGGTGGGTAGCAGAGAGGAAAAAGAGATGTTGCACAAAGTGTAAATATGTTGCACAAAGATACATGTTTATACTTAAAGATACATGCAGTTACAAAAGTCACAGATTAAAGCAGTATTTCTTGTGGACCTATTGAACATGAAAAGGGGAAAGTTCCCCTCCAAACAAGTgaagagctgtgtttgtaagaatcattaaagtgtttaaaccTTTGCTTCTCTCAAAAATATAAGTTCATAATCTTGAAATCTTCCATCAAAATCCatctatatttttctttaaaactgtttttagaTTTAAATGGTGCTTCatctgtgcacatttctctcctgattcagaggaGATaaccttttcactggagaaagcaatatttcaGATAGTGGACCTATTTTTAGCCAGAAGCAGTGATTtgaagttaaaatatatatatattatgtctttatcagctgtttggactctcgtaatactttatatactttataataaTCCAAATTCTTTATGGAGTActttatatataacataattcTTTATTAAACAACATTATCAGACGATAAATGCTGTATAATGTATTACTAAGATTGGTCATACTGTTTTACTTTAGAAGCAAATGTGGCTGCACCCCAGAATGTGATGGTGACTTCTGTCAATATGGCTGCAGTTGTTGAATGGACATCTCCACACAATCCCATGAGGAACGTGACATACACGGCAAGATATATGTAAATATCACTCAAAATACATCTTAAATACTCCAATatagaagaaaaaacaaatgcatgcatGCCATTATGAAATAAACCCATCGTAACTAGCTAAAAGGCATTGAACTATGGTTCTGCTGGAATCTGAGCTTTTGCAGAAGTTGAAAAGAATAGGGCTATTCTACTTGCATGAATAACATATTTGCCTTACATGCTTGCAAAAATATTTTGTCTGTTGTGTTTGTCATCCTGTCCTTGCAGCCTGAAAAACAATGTGTCTTCCATCTGCGTGAACACCAGAGAGCTGAAGTGTGATGCAGGGAGACTGCCATCTATATTTGGGAGGTACATTTTTCAAGTGCGGGCAGAGGATCAAGGAATGTTCTCTAAATGGGTTGATACAGCCATATTTACACCATATAAGCACTGTAAGTGAGAATCAGCTCTATGTTTGCACTATAAACTCTGTTGTGTTGTTAAGTCCATATAAtgttcataaataataattatatgaacTACTTTGCACCCCTGTAGCTATCATAGGACCCCCTACTGTGCATCTTGTCATCCAAAGTAATACCTTGGATGTGCACGTCCAAGCTCCAGTGATGAAAGTGGGCAAACTTGCAGAAATTTTTTCTCAAATGTCCTACATCATCAGACATTGGACCGAAGGCTTCGAAGAAGAGGTATAAAAATGCATGTATTCTTCTGTAACAGTGGAATTTTCACAAGCTTCTGTCCTCAtataatgaacaaaaaaataatctatttccattttttttcatatatatatatatatatatatatatatatatatatatatatatatatatatatatataaactattgtgaaaccacaaacaaaaacaaaaaatattttataattatcttCAATAACCATAAGATGAACTTTGTCCCTGTAGGCAGTGGAGAAGACGGTTGCTGAAACCAAAGAAGATTATGTTAAACTGAGTATTAAAGGACTACATTTCTGGAGCAGATATTGTGCTCAGGCCTTGGTGATTCCCAAAGGCTACGGAAATGTCAAACATTTCAGTACTGCCGTATGTGTGACTAACACATCTGGTAAGTGTGTCTTCACCtgcaaaatatttcaataattaaagCAATAATCATACATTCATGTATATATTCAACAAGATTAAAATAGATTAAGAATTTATCAATAATTCAAGTGACTCAAAAGAATTGTTTCCTTTTGAGAAGCTACAAGGAGGATCCCAAGGtgccaatctctctctctctctctctctctctgtgtgtgtgtgtgtgtgtgtgtgtgtgtgtttgcattagtGCTCATCAGCTGTGTGATTGCTGCTGCCATCCTTCTTCTTCTGGCAATCTTGGCCGCTTTGCTGATCTATAAAGTGTACCGATTCCTGTACCCGAAAACCAACCTACCAGAACTTCTCAAGGTATGGATCTCCTGTCATTCCACTACGTTTTATATATGTGTAACATACACAACTTTTCTTATCTGACCATAAACATTTTTGGATTAGatttagacattttaaaattttaaaattagctttcatttttatattttcattcattttgatttgtttcagcacaattgttttaattttaatgcttttgtcatttttttatttgttttatttatttctgcatgtttttattttataaaatggtaTTCAGCTTAAACATATTTCAGCTGCActgtaaaacattgttttttaaaaagtttattaaaattacattaaaatacttcatatataatataggaatatttcagtctttttacttcaaaatgtcatgtttcatTCAAATGTCTTTGAAAGtatttgtaaaatttactagcagttgaataattatatatatatatatatatatatatatatatatatatatatatatatatatatatatatatatttttttttttttttttttttaataaaattctaagtcgttaaaaataaagattgttGGAGtccattttacaagaaaatagcaTTTCAGGTTTTCTACTTCAGAATTTCAGTTATTTGTTATGTCTTTGTGattgtttgtaaaatgtaatgGTGACTAGGCAACCTTTATCATTTTCATATAAGGTTTatgtcagctttatttaaattactgaAAAGAGTCATTGTTTTAGTACACAATATTGTTTAAGaaccatatatttttttctagaaTCTATTCGTACCATCATTTTGGAATGCTGAGGCAACCCATCATTCAGCACAGCATAAAGAACAGCATGATAAAATCAGTGCCATATCTGAGGAACATCTATATGAAGAGCTCAGCGAGAAAAGCAAGATTTCCGAGGACAAGGACTCTGGTTTGTCGTCTGTTCTCGGCCCAATTCAAGAGGTGGAAGAGGACTACAAACTCCTGGTGAACATAAATCATGCACCTATTTTTTACTCTAACCATCTCTACCCGTTATGCTTGAAAaactcattatttactcattcaaACAGCCCCTGCTTCGAAGGCTCCACTAGCACTCAGTCTTGTTACTACAACATAGCTGACGCAAGCTCTGAGCCGAGCATCTCTGAGGGTGTTTGCTGAAGTCATCAATAAGCTGAGATGAACTTATTTACTTAAGAATGATCTtgattatcacaagtatataatttatatatatatgttatgtatatatgtataactgCAGTGGTGCAATGGCTGTCTGTTGTATATAATTTCTTGCATTGTTTATTGTGATAATTAATGAATGTACTTTCTGAGAAACTGATATCATTGTATGCCTATAAATGGTTgtattgttttcataaaatagtgaaatatgtaataaataaaattgaattgttcTTACCTTTTGGCCCAGTTAATTTAATAGTTGTATCATATTGTTAGCACTAAACTTCACACATACTTATGTTATTTAAGTGTTAAGtaagtgtttttatatttctgaTCAATTTCATTTAGGTCTATAAAATGATTAGCCCCCacctttttttttggtttcatgaaaaacaaatagaaagtttgggcaccctttgcagaatctgtgagaatgcgagtaattttcaaaaaataagagagatcacactaaatgcatgttatattttatttagtactgacctgagtaagataaaaacataaaagatttcaccccccagctcttaatgcatcttgtttccttctggagcatcagtaaatgtttgaatctttttaaatacactgtaaaacccgacaagttaacttaactcaaatcgtttgagtaaaccgattgccttgactgtaatacccgacaagtaaacttaactcaaacggtttgagtaaacagatatccttaagttatgttaactcaaaccgtttgaggaaaccgattgccttaaaccatttaagttgaaaaaactaacagttatgagtactctgaacttaattcagttgagttccctgaaagaagatatacattgcaattaagtgattaagtgattaattgagctttagtgatgaacacctgctgttaacaaacagaatcactgaagaaaagagagaaaggaacaacagctgacttcagacacagcctcactcaaacctgacaagttatgttaactcaaaccgtttgaggaaactgattgccttaaaccatttaagttgaaaaaactaacagttaggagtactctgaacttaattcagttgagttcactgaaagaagatatacattgcaattaagtgattaagtgattaactgagtgctgattgagaattagtgatgaacagctgctgttaacaaacagaatcactgaagaaaagagaaacacaagaactactacaactgacttcagacacagacttagatgaaatcaactgaaataaaatacatgaaatctctcaagatctgattaaacaaccccacaaacagcatcagcagctccacttattaataaccagactgactttatttctgtcagacgtctacagaagatcttattgagaatgaactaaggtttagatgttgatttattgtttcatttgaagtaaccatgttagagatcagtgtttgctttagttgggctcttgacccttgacttctgtcttagtcttttctctggttgttataactgtgtgtttctaaaacacatttgttgtaactcgaaagcccagaagaaatgccatgaggtgttaacctgtacctgggtgtaggttgttatacttcatataggtgatgataattatgcattattattcacaaatattgatctgtacagagtctaatctctgaggaaacaaatgtgtaattagtagaagtgaaTCTAATACAAGTGACCCTAAgagtctgtgataatcagttaatataaaaatggcttcataaacattttgtacacatacatttgtattcCATCCCAGTAGTTGGtcagacacagacatcaataatcagaatatgaacctcaacaatggtgacaaaaaaacatgctgcagtgcatgctgggtactattgtagtacaaaactcatccatggctcccagcatgctctgcagctttttttttttttttttttatggtcaccattgttgaggttcatattctgattattgatgtctgtgtgtgactgtttgacaccgtagaagaccaaagtctttgtattaactgattattacagaaccactggctcttagaatcactttcactataaccaatcaaattacacaacacttatttcatcagagattagactcctagcagttcaataattgatgattatcatcaccgatataaagtataacaacctacatctaggtacaggttaacacctgatggcatttcttctgggctttcgagttacaacaaatatgttttagaaacacacggttataacagccagagaaaagactaagacagaagtcaagggtcaagagcccaactaaagcaaacactgatctctaacatggttacttcgaatgaaacaataaatcaacatctaaaccttagttcattctcaataagatcttctgtagacgtctgacagaaataaagtcagtctggttattaataagtggagctggtgatgctgtttgtggggttgtttaatcagatcttgagagatttcatgtattttattacagttgatttcatctaagtctgtgtctgaagtcagttgtagtagttcttgtgtttctcttttcttcagtgattctgtttgttaacagcagctgttcatcactaattctcaatcagcacttagttaatcacttaattatttgaatgcaaagttttaaaacttacatggtttaaatcaaggcaatctgtttactcaaacggtttgagttaagtttacttgtcaggttttacagtgtagttgtgtttgagtccctcaaatgtcttCAGtcagaaaagatgcatctcaaaatcataaagtcactgctggaaagggttcaaatatgcaaagatgctggaaaactgaagaatctgcaggactttaaagatttttctgaagactgctgctcagtttaactgttcagaacaaacaagggactcatgcacaaccatcacaaaacagaaagacagtcgaggatcattaGGTGACAGAACACAGttttaagaaccaagggttcacaaacttttgagt contains the following coding sequences:
- the LOC127942916 gene encoding interleukin-10 receptor subunit beta-like isoform X1, giving the protein MSAKLCLWALIFFVIKDVHPNYAEANVAAPQNVMVTSVNMAAVVEWTSPHNPMRNVTYTARYILKNNVSSICVNTRELKCDAGRLPSIFGRYIFQVRAEDQGMFSKWVDTAIFTPYKHSIIGPPTVHLVIQSNTLDVHVQAPVMKVGKLAEIFSQMSYIIRHWTEGFEEEAVEKTVAETKEDYVKLSIKGLHFWSRYCAQALVIPKGYGNVKHFSTAVCVTNTSVLISCVIAAAILLLLAILAALLIYKVYRFLYPKTNLPELLKNLFVPSFWNAEATHHSAQHKEQHDKISAISEEHLYEELSEKSKISEDKDSGLSSVLGPIQEVEEDYKLLVNINHAPIFYSNHLYPLCLKNSLFTHSNSPCFEGSTSTQSCYYNIADASSEPSISEGVC
- the LOC127942916 gene encoding interleukin-10 receptor subunit beta-like isoform X2 produces the protein MSAKLCLWALIFFVIKDVHPNYAEANVAAPQNVMVTSVNMAAVVEWTSPHNPMRNVTYTARYILKNNVSSICVNTRELKCDAGRLPSIFGRYIFQVRAEDQGMFSKWVDTAIFTPYKHSIIGPPTVHLVIQSNTLDVHVQAPVMKVGKLAEIFSQMSYIIRHWTEGFEEEAVEKTVAETKEDYVKLSIKGLHFWSRYCAQALVIPKGYGNVKHFSTAVCVTNTSVLISCVIAAAILLLLAILAALLIYKVYRFLYPKTNLPELLKNLFVPSFWNAEATHHSAQHKEQHDKISAISEEHLYEELSEKSKISEDKDSGLSSVLGPIQEVEEDYKLLPLLRRLH